A genomic stretch from Juglans microcarpa x Juglans regia isolate MS1-56 chromosome 3S, Jm3101_v1.0, whole genome shotgun sequence includes:
- the LOC121258362 gene encoding serine/threonine-protein kinase SRK2E-like, with translation MDRSAITVGPSMDMPIMHNSDRYELVKDIGSGNFGVARLMRDKQSEELVAVKYIERGEKIDENVQREIINHRSLRHPNIVRFKEVILTPTHLAIVMEYASGGELFERICNAGRFSEDEARFFFQQLISGVSYCHAMQVCHRDLKLENTLLDGSPAPRLKICDFGYSKSSVLHSQPKSTVGTPAYIAPEVLLKKEYDGKIADVWSCGVTLYVMLVGAYPFEDPGEPKNFRKTIQRILNVQYSIPDYVHISPECLHLISRIFVADPAKRITIPEIRNHDWFLKNLPTELMDENTNNTQFEEPDQPMQSDADIMQIISEATIPAAGSQSLNQYLTGSLDIDDDMDEDLETDPDLDIDSSGEIVYAM, from the exons atggATCGGTCGGCGATCACGGTGGGGCCGAGCATGGACATGCCGATCATGCACAATAGCGATCGGTACGAACTGGTGAAAGATATTGGGTCTGGGAATTTCGGGGTGGCCAGGCTGATGAGGGACAAGCAGAGCGAGGAGCTGGTCGCCGTGAAGTACATCGAGAGAGGTGAGAAG ATAGATGAGAATGTACAACGGGAAATTATAAACCACAGATCATTGAGGCATCCCAATATTGTCAGATTCAAAGAG GTCATATTAACACCAACGCATCTAGCTATCGTGATGGAATATGCGTCTGGAGGAGAGCTCTTTGAACGGATCTGCAATGCTGGGCGGTTCAGTGAGGACGAG GCACGCTTCTTCTTCCAGCAACTTATATCAGGAGTTAGCTACTGTCATGCAATG CAAGTATGCCATCGTGACTTGAAATTAGAGAACACATTATTGGATGGAAGTCCTGCTCCTCGCCTAAAGATTTGTGATTTTGGGTACTCCAAg TCCTCAGTGCTGCATTCACAACCAAAATCAACTGTTGGCACTCCTGCATATATTGCTCCTGAAGTGTTACTTAAGAAAGAATATGATGGCAAG ATTGCAGATGTGTGGTCTTGCGGGGTGACCTTATATGTTATGCTGGTGGGTGCATACCCTTTTGAGGATCCTGGGGAGCCTAAAAACTTCCGCAAGACAATTCAG AGAATTTTGAATGTCCAGTACTCAATTCCTGACTATGTTCATATATCTCCAGAGTGCCTCCATTTGATCTCAAGGATATTTGTAGCTGATCCTGCGAAG AGAATAACGATTCCTGAGATTAGGAACCACGATTGGTTCCTGAAGAACCTCCCGACAGAACTCATGGATGAAAATACAAATAACACTCAGTTTGAAGAGCCTGATCAACCCATGCAAAGCGATGCTGATATCATGCAGATAATCTCAGAGGCTACCATTCCTGCGGCAGGGAGCCAGAGTCTGAACCAGTATCTAACTGGCAGCTTGGACATTGACGATGACATGGATGAGGACCTGGAAACTGATCCTGACCTTGACATTGATAGCAGTGGAGAGATAGTATATGCAATGTAA
- the LOC121258358 gene encoding transcription factor HHO6-like yields MGSVPPELSFDFRPTFVPKTISDFLGEVSMIGNVLERASKLEDFVKRLEEEMWKIDAFKRELPLCMTLLNDAIRALKEESIQRITPKEVQPVLEEFIPLKKECDRNVENKTEKDCRDKKNWMSSVQLWNTDDYPSTDCAKPNPKSETMRSDEESNLGTGDPFQSDRSRDEAVEFLPLKKYSGFPVVNKEGKEEFPVHGLSLLTPGIKNPREESGSNGSRNACGKAVSSSDPTTNIRTLTQQQTARKQRRCWSPELHRRFVNALQQLGGSQAATPKQIRELMQVDGLTNDEVKSHLQKYRLHTRRVPAAASAALEKQSVVVLGGVWMAQEQYGESSKAHSSESGSPQGPLQLTGNTGGTSTTGGDSMEDDEDAKSEGYSWKSHNPKPGKVNV; encoded by the exons ATGGGTTCGGTTCCCCCAGAGCTGAGCTTCGATTTCAGGCCAACTTTTGTGCCCAAAACGATCAGTGATTTCCTCGGTGAGGTTTCAATGATCGGGAACGTCTTGGAGAGAGCGTCGAAGCTCGAAGACTTCGTGAAGAGATTGGAGGAGGAAATGTGGAAGATCGATGCGTTTAAGCGGGAGCTTCCTCTCTGCATGACTTTATTGAACGATG CGATTCGAGCTCTGAAGGAGGAGTCAATACAACGCATTACACCAAAGGAAGTTCAACCCGTGTTGGAAGAGTTCATACCACTGAAGAAAGAGTGTGATCGAAATGTGGAAAACAAAACAGAGAAAGACTGCAGGGACAAAAAAAATTGGATGAGCTCTGTCCAGCTCTGGAACACTGATGATTATCCCTCTACTGATTGCGCCAAACCTAACCCGAAATCAGAAACTATG AGAAGCGACGAAGAAAGTAACTTAGGAACTGGGGATCCATTCCAGTCTGATAGAAGCAGAGATGAAGCCGTGGAATTTTTGCCACTTAAGAAATATTCGGGTTTTCCCGTAGTGAACAAGGAAGGGAAAGAGGAATTTCCAGTCCACGGGCTTTCGCTTCTCACTCCGGGAATTAAGAATCCGAGGGAGGAATCCGGTTCTAATGGTTCGAGAAATGCCTGTGGCAAAGCAGTTTCCTCCTCCGATCCTACTACAAATATACGGACCTTGACGCAGCAGCAGACTGCTAGGAAGCAGAGGAGGTGCTGGTCACCGGAGTTGCACAGGCGGTTTGTCAATGCGTTGCAGCAACTTGGAGGTTCGCAAG CGGCCACGCCAAAGCAAATTAGAGAATTGATGCAGGTTGACGGGCTGACCAATGATGAAGTTAAGAGTCATTTACAA AAATATAGACTTCATACTCGAAGGGTTCCAGCTGCTGCATCGGCTGCCCTGGAAAAGCAATCTGTTGTTGTTTTAGGTGGTGTATGGATGGCCCAAGAACAGTACGGTGAGTCTTCAAAGGCTCACAGTTCCGAGTCTGGGTCACCTCAAGGCCCCCTCCAGTTAACTGGAAACACCGGAGGGACTTCAACCACAGGAGGTGACAGCatggaagatgatgaagatgcaAAATCTGAGGGCTATAGCTGGAAAAGTCACAATCCGAAACCCGGTAAAGTGAATGTATAG
- the LOC121258360 gene encoding la-related protein 6C-like, with product MAQAQVVTAKKIQKTPEREKCTKKTYDGIMSFKFNARAREFVPRTYNHMPASAHFYPGFNFLGRSNIGGGRSDWLFVGYQEPPAYLISNRPHVVAPPYRTKTVLTDDLKQKIIKQVEYQFSNMSLLANESFVKHMTRDANGYVPISAIASVKKIKSLVSNNPMLAQALRSSSRLVVSDDGKKVRRKNPFTEKEKEELQSRIVVAGNLPEDHSHQNLEKIFGVVGSVKAIQICHPHESHSSCSKGDFSISNKLHALVEYETTDTAQKAVQKLNDKRKWRKGLRVRLLLRRSKKSVVKNRKSEFDGLLEEEEASSPQATGDSCQPNNRVTESRELTATSKRIQWDQKKDVVEGVQNREDEIKAMVSVHCSLPQVETSAK from the exons ATGGCACAAGCACAAGTAGTAACTGCgaagaaaatccaaaaaacaccagagagagagaagtgcaCGAAAAAAACATACGACGGTATCATGTCTTTCAAGTTCAATGCACGGGCACGTGAATTTGTCCCAAGAACATATAACCACATGCCCGCCTCTGCTCATTTTTATCCAGGCTTCAACTTTCTGGGTAGGAGTAATATTGGTGGTGGGAGGTCTGATTGGCTGTTTGTTGGGTACCAAGAGCCACCTGCATATTTGATCTCTAACCGGCCTCATGTTGTCGCCCCACCCTATCGCACCAAGACCGTCCTTACTGATGACCTTAAGCAAAAGATCATCAAACAG GTGGAATATCAATTCAGCAACATGAGTCTGCTTGCAAACGAATCTTTTGTGAAACACATGACTAGAGACGCCAATGGTTATG TTCCAATATCTGCTATTGCTTCAGTAAAAAAGATCAAGTCTCTTGTTAGTAATAACCCTATGCTTGCCCAAGCACTGCGGTCCTCTTCAAGGCTT GTTGTCAGTGATGACGGCAAGAAGGTTAGACGTAAAAACCCTTTCactgagaaagagaaagaagagttgCAG TCTCGTATTGTTGTGGCAGGTAACTTGCCTGAAGATCACTCTCATCAAAACCTTGAGAAGATATTTGGTGTGGTTGGGAG TGTGAAAGCAATTCAAATATGCCATCCCCATGAATCCCATTCATCTTGCTCCAAAGGCGATTTTTCAATCAGTAACAAG CTCCATGCACTTGTGGAATACGAGACCACGGATACAGCTCAAAAAGCG GTTCAGAAATTGAACGATAAGAGGAAGTGGAGAAAGGGACTACGAGTAAGGTTGCTGCTTAGACGCTCG AAAAAATCTGTTGTAAAGAACAGAAAGTCCGAGTTTGATGGCCTTTTAGAGGAGGAAGAGGCTTCATCTCCTCAAGCCACCGGAGATTCCTGTCAACCAAACAACAGAGTTACAGAGAGTCGGGAGTTGACAGCAAC GTCGAAGAGAATTCAGTGGGATCAAAAAAAGGATGTGGTCGAGGGCGTGCAAAATCGAGAGGACGAGATCAAAGCCATGGTGAGCGTGCATTGCAGCTTGCCCCAGGTTGAAACATCTGCCAAATAG
- the LOC121258373 gene encoding LOW QUALITY PROTEIN: peroxidase 10-like (The sequence of the model RefSeq protein was modified relative to this genomic sequence to represent the inferred CDS: inserted 1 base in 1 codon), with the protein MAQKLFPCFTFTLFLLGPLSPFIYKYPLVYGQLDYNFYTQSCPXLLNIVRYNVLSAIRNDTRMAASLLRLHFHDCIVNGCDASVLLDDTKDLTGEKNAPPNRNSLRGFEVIDNIKAVVERFCPSTVSCADILTLAARDAVSLVGGTSWPVPLGRRDATTASLTAVLQQIPSPFEPLQNITAKFTSKGLDLKDVVVLSGGHTLGFAQCFAFKRRLFDFQGSGKPDPALDSSLLSNLRSLCPDGDAPNSNVAPFDASPTMFDNAYYTNLRSNAGLLESDQALMGDPLAAAMVYSYSMNPRLFSFDFAASMSKLGNVGVLAGKNGEIRKKCGSVN; encoded by the exons ATGGCTCAAAAGCTCTTCCCTTGTTTCACTTTTACCCTGTTTTTACTTGGTCCCTTGTCTCCCTTCATTTACAAGTATCCCCTTGTTTATGGCCAACTTGATTACAATTTCTATACTCAATCATGCC ACTTGCTGAACATTGTTAGATATAATGTTTTATCAGCCATCAGAAATGACACCAGGATGGCTGCATCCCTCCTTCGGCTGCATTTTCACGATTGTATTGTAAAT GGATGTGATGCGTCAGTACTTCTTGATGACACAAAAGATCTGACGGGCGAAAAGAATGCTCCTCCCAATCGCAATTCCCTTAGAGGTTTTGAAGTCATCGACAACATAAAGGCTGTTGTTGAAAGATTTTGCCCTTCAACTGTTTCTTGTGCCGATATATTGACTCTGGCAGCGAGAGATGCCGTTAGTTTG GTTGGAGGGACTTCTTGGCCCGTTCCATTAGGCAGACGAGATGCAACAACAGCAAGTCTGACTGCAGTTCTTCAACAAATACCATCACCTTTCGAGCCTCTACAGAATATCACTGCCAAGTTCACATCTAAGGGTCTTGACTTGAAGGATGTTGTAGTCCTCTCAG GAGGACACACCTTAGGATTTGCCCAGTGCTTCGCCTTCAAGCGGCGGCTCTTTGACTTCCAAGGCTCCGGCAAGCCTGATCCTGCACTAGACTCTTCGCTCCTCTCCAACTTGAGAAGCTTGTGCCCAGACGGAGACGCACCAAACAGCAATGTTGCTCCTTTCGACGCAAGTCCTACCATGTTTGACAATGCTTATTACACAAATCTCAGGAGCAACGCAGGGCTTCTTGAATCTGATCAAGCATTAATGGGGGATCCACTAGCTGCTGCAATGGTTTACAGTTATAGCATGAACCCTCgtcttttctcttttgattttgCAGCATCGATGTCAAAGCTCGGCAATGTCGGAGTGCTCGCAGGGAAAAATGGGGAGATTAGAAAGAAATGTGGGTCTGTGAATTAA
- the LOC121258829 gene encoding protein FAR1-RELATED SEQUENCE 6-like: MGENEDRMHPFDINMPYNSPSTPVDYSPFSDSFEHMPPYMSYHHPPSNPDDLRQEVPPTSIVPTDTTFEQNLGSTSRMTAENMVFDINEYLEGTTVVDDDEVRVEAPRSGMEFDSMKDLTAYYKQYAKQEGFGVRTQRTRKDDEGRPVYVTVGCARGGKYNPTNNNISKPRPTTRTDCKARVNATLSKNDKWVFTTVENVHNHITVSPKKTRFLRSHKHLDEYSQRILDLNDRAGIRMNKNFYSLVVDAGGFENLQFQEKDCRNFIDKARHLRLGKGGGEALNQYFQRMRDRNDGFVSNMDLDDEGRLRNVFWADARSRAAYEYFGDVVTFDTTYLTNRYGMPFAPFVGVNHHGQSILLGAGLLSNEDTETFVWLFRMWLDCMNGRAPKAMITDQDRAMKSAIAIVFPETRHRYCLWHIMRKLPEKLGSHAQFNAGLKTDLHTALYDSHTSGEFEESWGQVITKYDLHGNKWLQSLYEERSFWVPAYLKSVFWAGMSTTQRSESMNAFFDGYVHSGTTLKEFVDQFDNALRKKVELETMADFNSNNQTIPCVSHFNIEKQFQRLYTNAKFKEVQRELLGLMCCNCSLVSTEGCILKYQVLDEISTDDHIKTLDFCVYYNEEEVEVKCTCALFQTRGILCRHALRVCQLKKINVLPNVYVLDRWRKDLKRTYTLVRSSYDDQRDRADARNYERVLKRCSKLATKISSDNEKISAFLRVVDEFETKCEGSTLESAYEQTKAKANVVLDKGKKIRSPNVVRGKGRPPSKRKVPPVEKLATKRKKSTSRKILVDETQLGETSGSEQHQFDDGVDVGTQNSIFTQSTAEICRRE, translated from the exons ATGGGGGAAAATGAAGATAGAATGCATCCTTTTGATATAAATATGCCCTACAATTCCCCGAGTACTCCAGTAGATTATAGCCCATTTTCTGATTCATTTGag CATATGCCACCTTATATGTCCTACCACCATCCGCCGAGTAATCCAGATGACTTGAGGCAAGAAGTGCCCCCGACGTCAATTGTGCCAACCGATACCACATTTGAACAAAATCTTGGAAGTACATCACGGATGACTGCTGAAA ACATGGTCTTCGACATAAATGAATATTTAGAGGGTACCACTGTTGTCGATGATGATGAAGTACGAGTTGAAGCACCAAGATCTGGGATGGAATTTGACAGTATGAAAGATCTTACAGCCTACTATAAGCAGTATGCGAAGCAAGAGGGTTTTGGTGTACGGACACAAAGGACTAGGAAAGATGATGAAGGGAGGCCTGTGTACGTGACTGTTGGTTGTGCCCGTGGCGGAAAGTACAATCCTACGAACAATAATATCTCGAAGCCACGACCAACAACTAGAACGGATTGTAAAGCGAGAGTTAATGCGACATTGAGCAAGAATGATAAATGGGTTTTCACCACTGTTGAAAATGTGCACAACCACATAACTGTGAGCCCCAAGAAGACAAGATTCTTGCGATCTCACAAACATCTAGATGAATACAGTCAAAGGATCCTCGACCTAAATGATCGAGCCGGTATACGaatgaacaagaatttttattctcttgtcGTTGATGCGGGGGGTTTTGAGAATCTTCAGTTTCAAGAGAAAGATTGTCGGAATTTCATTGACAAGGCTCGACATTTAAGGTTGGGTAAAGGTGGTGGCGAAGCACTTAATCAGTATTTCCAAAGAATGAGAGATCGGAATGATGGGTTCGTTTCTAACATGGACTTGGATGATGAGGGAAGGTTACGAAATGTATTTTGGGCTGATGCTCGGAGTCGAGCGGCGTATGAGTATTTCGGAGACGTAGTAACATTTGATACAACGTACCTAACAAATAGGTACGGGATGCCTTTTGCGCCATTCGTTGGTGTTAATCATCATGGTCAGTCCATATTATTAGGAGCGGGATTGCTTTCAAACGAGGACACTGAAACTTTTGTGTGGTTGTTCCGAATGTGGTTGGATTGTATGAATGGTCGGGCGCCCAAAGCCATGATAACCGACCAAGATCGGGCAATGAAGAGTGCTATTGCCATTGTATTCCCTGAAACTCGTCACAGATATTGTTTATGGCATATAATGCGCAAACTTCCAGAGAAGTTAGGATCTCATGCGCAATTCAATGCGGGGTTGAAGACTGACCTTCATACTGCATTATATGACTCACATACCAGCGGTGAATTTGAGGAGAGCTGGGGTCAAGTAATTACGAAGTATGATCTCCACGGCAATAAATGGCTTCAATCCTTATATGAGGAAAGGTCTTTTTGGGTTCCAGCTTACTTGAAAAGTGTATTCTGGGCTGGAATGAGCACAACACAAAGGTcggaaagcatgaatgcatttttcgaTGGGTATGTCCATTCCGGTACCACGTTGAAGGAATTCGTCGACCAATTTGATAATGCTCTTAGAAAGAAGGTGGAGTTAGAGACAATGGCTGATTTCAATTCTAACAACCAAACTATTCCCTGCGTGTCCCATTTTAATATTGAGAAGCAGTTCCAAAGGTTATATACAAATGCAAAGTTCAAAGAAGTACAAAGAGAATTACTGGGCCTAATGTGTTGTAATTGTTCGTTGGTAAGCACAGAAGGGTGCATTTTAAAATACCAAGTGTTGGATGAAATATCTACTGATGACCACATCAAAACCTTGGATTTCTGTGTTTACTATAACGAAGAGGAGGTGGAGGTCAAATGCACGTGTGCACTGTTTCAGACGAGGGGGATTCTATGTAGGCATGCACTTAGAGTTTGTcagttgaaaaagattaatgTGCTGCCAAATGTATATGTGTTGGATCGTTGGAGAAAGGACTTAAAGAGGACATACACATTAGTCAGAAGCAGTTACGATGACCAGCGGGACAGAGCAGATGCACGGAATTATGAGCGGGTGCTTAAAAGATGTTCAAAATTAGCCACCAAAATATCCTCTGATAATGAAAAAATCAGTGCTTTCTTGCgtgttgttgatgagtttgagaCAAAATGTGAAGGTTCAACACTAGAGTCGGCATATGAACAAACGAAGGCCAAAGCAAATGTCGTCTTGGATAAGGGTAAGAAGATACGAAGCCCCAACGTGGTTCGAGGGAAAGGGAGACCCCCAAGTAAGAGGAAGGTTCCACCAGTGGAAAAGTtggcaacaaagagaaagaaatcg ACTTCCAGAAAAATCTTGGTAGATGAAACACAATTGGGTGAGACATCGGGATCTGAACAACACCAATTTGATGATGGGGTTGATGTTGGAACACAAAACAGCATTTTTACACAATCAACTGCAGAG ATCTGTCGCCGGGAATGA